A stretch of the Vanacampus margaritifer isolate UIUO_Vmar chromosome 6, RoL_Vmar_1.0, whole genome shotgun sequence genome encodes the following:
- the ppfibp2b gene encoding liprin-beta-2b isoform X18, producing the protein METPIDVYKHFSWLKKVNLCPANNETYQERLLRLEGDKESLVLQVSVLTDQVEAQGEKIRDLESSLEENRRKLASTEEMLQQELVSRTSLETQKLDLMDEVSYLKLKLVSLEETHNTHLQDPMDTNQNKAECVVNLISELQEQMCRFQEEISTRIQEKRALEDDDAQRGEPRADQARGHSPVVMLSDTNLSPCGPAAWNHNGGLTANDLLQELKQLKNKVEELEGEKGQYERQLRVTKLSISYSLHVCYQSLMTQLSSLKLTVGHTQLEKQQWEERWRSAQAEISDLQQLLASKDAEIECLQTQLLARGSTANDNAEREEVYIKQLINKYHEYQRLKVGMESLLASNDQKTRRIKELTNLLGQYRKINELMALTHGSSEEELSGSLKVRAIAHKAHCDMYRSEMSSRGSSPLMLSSSPFQRELDSCFQNSMDLSLSTDDTHLLNGLWHQRRLQSSSLEELQSRSLQKPVEILPDELESDVGGENVHMELNKYQTMPGKLCRKGELRTKLHGDREREDEYLSPVRLSPVHSHNQDYSLIRYRSASAPVLGSPGKYDLYYTECSEQLEECILSDQQSPLSSGLDSGQHSPISPENRKSQRGIKKLWGLIRRSQSGSPVQIHDPELGDFKRGGPRSTTGPRQARSGNIRDLKMHFSKWNTEQVCEWLEDIGLGQYASVAHQWVSSGQTLLSATPQDLEKELGMKNPLHRKKLHLAIKTFNSKQHEKSAELDYLWVTRWLDDIGLPQYKDQFNEGRVDGQMLQYLTVNDLLVLKVTSQLHHLSIKCAIHVLHVNKFNPYCLKRRPGTEAHNQFAPSEVIQWSNHRVMEWLRSVDLAEYAPNLRGSGVHGGLIMLEPRFNSDSLAMLLNIPPQKTLLRRHLNTNFSNLVGAQAQQEKREYTEAVSYTPLSITAKVKPKKLGFSNLTHLRRRRPDESTDYVCPVESAGPLEGRSLHYHYNNNNKLRGPSPIVDPSRQHMRITRGTILQIEALSESINNMTYLLSRDEAQKELRQSQTALV; encoded by the exons GTAAGTGTACTGACTGACCAGGTGGAGGCCCAAGGGGAGAAGATCAGAGATCTAGAAAGCTCCCTCGAGGAAAACAGACGGAAACTAGCCTCCACTGAAGAGATGCTGCAACAG GAGCTGGTGAGCAGGACATCTCTGGAAACTCAGAAGTTAGATCTGATGGATGAGGTCTCATACCTGAAACTGAAACTTGTTAGCCTTGAGGAAACCCACAACACACATCTACAAGATCCCATGGACACCAACCAGAACAAAGCAGAG TGCGTGGTAAATCTCATCAGTGAGCTCCAGGAGCAGATGTGCAGGTTTCAGGAGGAAATCAGCACTCGCATTCAGGAGAAGCGGGCCCTGGAAGATGATGACGCCCAACGTGGAGAGCCACGTGCCGACCAAGCCCGGGGTCACAGCCCTGTGGTCATGCTCAGCGACACAAACCTGAGCCCGTGTGGTCCCGCTGCTTGGAATCACAACGGCGGACTGACTGCAAAT GATTTATTGCAAGAACTGAAGCAGCTGAAGAATAAAGTGGAGGAGCTGGAGGGAGAGAAGGGACAGTATGAGAGGCAACTTCGAGTCACCAAG CTCTCTATCTCTTACTCTCTGCATGTGTGTTACCAGTCGCTCATGACTCAGCTCTCCAGTCTCAAGCTGACTGTGGGGCACACACAGCTGGAGAAGCAACAGTGGGAAGAGCGATGGCGCAGCGCACAg GCTGAAATCTCAGACCTGCAGCAGCTCCTTGCCTCCAAAGATGCTGAGATCGAATGCCTGCAGACCCAACTTCTGGCCAGAGGCAGCACAGCCAATGACAACGCAGAGAGAG AGGAGGTGTATATCAAACAGCTGATAAACAAAT ACCACGAATACCAGAGATTGAAGGTGGGCATGGAGTCTCTTTTGGCGTCAAACGATCAAAAG ACGCGCCGTATTAAGGAGCTGACAAATCTGCTTGGCCAGTATAGAAAGATTAATGAGCTGATGGCGCTCACGCATG GAAGTAGTGAAGAGGAGCTGAGTGGCAGTTTGAAAGTCAGAGCCATCGCACACAAAGCCCACTGTGATATGTACAGGTCAGAG ATGTCATCAAGAGGATCTTCGCCACTTATGTTGTCCTCATCACCTTTTCAGAGAGAACTGGATTCATG TTTTCAGAACTCTATGGACTTGTCACTTTCAACTGACGATACACACCTCTTAAACGGATTATG gcaTCAACGCAGGTTGCAGTCAAGCAGTCTTGAGGAATTGCAGAGCAGATCTTTACAAAAG CCTGTAGAGATCCTGCCAGATGAACTTGAATCAGACGTAGGGGGAGAG AATGTCCACATGGAGTTGAACAAGTACCAGACGATGCCAGGGAAGCTGTGTCGAAAAGGTGAGCTAAGGACCAAGCTGCATGGTGACAGAGAAAGAGAAGACGAGTATTTATCTCCAGTAAGGCTCTCACCTGTCCATAGCCACAACCAGGACTACAGTCTAA TTCGCTACCGGAGCGCCAGTGCTCCAGTTTTAG GATCTCCGGGAAAGTATGATCTTTATTATACTG AATGTTCAGAGCAGTTAGAAGAGTGTATATTGTCAGACCAGCAGTCTCCTCTGTCATCTGGATTGGACTCTGGGCAGCACTCTCCTATTTCACCTGAAAACAGGAAAAGTCAAAGAGGCATAAAGAAGCTGTGGGGGTT GATTCGTCGTAGTCAGTCAGGTAGTCCAGTCCAGATACATGACCCCGAGCTTGGCGATTTCAAGAGAGGAGGCCCCAGAAGCACAACTGGACCAAGACAGGCACGGTCAGGGAACATACG AGATCTGAAGATGCATTTTTCTAAATGGAACACAGAGCAGGTGTGTGAATGGCTTGAGGACATCGGACTGGGCCAGTATGCCAGCGTGGCGCACCAGTGGGTCAGCAGTGGTCAAACTCTACTGTCTGCCACCCCACAAGACCTAGAAAag GAATTGGGGATGAAAAATCCATTGCACAGGAAGAAACTCCATTTAGCAATCAAGACGTTTAACAGCAAGCAGCACGAGAAATCTGCCGAGCTCGATTACCTCTGGGTCACTC GCTGGCTAGATGACATCGGCCTTCCTCAGTATAAAGACCAATTTAACGAAGGAAGAGTGGATGGGCAGATGTTGCAGTACCTCACTGTG AATGACTTGTTAGTCTTAAAAGTGACCAGCCAGCTTCATCATCTCAGCATCAAGTGTGCTATTCACGTGTTACATGTGAACAAGTTCAACCCTTACTGCCTCAAGCGCAGGCCTGGCACCGAG GCTCACAACCAGTTTGCTCCCAGTGAGGTGATCCAGTGGTCCAATCATCGAGTCATGGAGTGGCTCAGATCTGTGGACCTGGCAGAGTACGCCCCGAACTTGCGGGGCAGTGGAGTTCACGGAGGACTAATA ATGCTGGAGCCTCGGTTTAATTCCGACTCGCTGGCCATGCTGCTTAACATCCCTCCTCAGAAAACGCTGCTGCGACGCCACTTAAACACCAATTTCAGCAATCTGGTGGGAGCGCAAGCCCAGCAGGAGAAAAGAGAGTACACAGAGGCGGTCAGCTACACGCCGCTCAGCATCACTGCCAAAGTCAAG cccaaaaagttgggctTCTCAAACTTGACGCATTTGCGAAGGCGGCGGCCAGATGAATCCACAGACTACGTTTGCCCCGTTGAGTCAGCAGGGCCTCTTGAGGGACGTTCACTACACTAtcactacaacaacaacaacaagttgAGAGGCCCGAGTCCCATCGTGGACCCCTCCAGGCAGCAC atgCGGATCACAAGGGGCACCATTTTACAAATCGAAGCGCTTTCTGAAAGCATCAACAACATGACA TACCTGCTCAGCCGCGACGAGGCGCAGAAGGAGCTGAGGCAGTCCCAGACGGCGCTGGTTTGA
- the ppfibp2b gene encoding liprin-beta-2b isoform X22 codes for MLQQELVSRTSLETQKLDLMDEVSYLKLKLVSLEETHNTHLQDPMDTNQNKAECVVNLISELQEQMCRFQEEISTRIQEKRALEDDDAQRGEPRADQARGHSPVVMLSDTNLSPCGPAAWNHNGGLTANDLLQELKQLKNKVEELEGEKGQYERQLRVTKLSISYSLHVCYQSLMTQLSSLKLTVGHTQLEKQQWEERWRSAQAEISDLQQLLASKDAEIECLQTQLLARGSTANDNAEREEVYIKQLINKYHEYQRLKVGMESLLASNDQKTRRIKELTNLLGQYRKINELMALTHGSSEEELSGSLKVRAIAHKAHCDMYRSEMSSRGSSPLMLSSSPFQRELDSCFQNSMDLSLSTDDTHLLNGLWHQRRLQSSSLEELQSRSLQKPVEILPDELESDVGGENVHMELNKYQTMPGKLCRKGELRTKLHGDREREDEYLSPVRLSPVHSHNQDYSLIRYRSASAPVLGSPGKYDLYYTECSEQLEECILSDQQSPLSSGLDSGQHSPISPENRKSQRGIKKLWGLIRRSQSGSPVQIHDPELGDFKRGGPRSTTGPRQARSGNIRDLKMHFSKWNTEQVCEWLEDIGLGQYASVAHQWVSSGQTLLSATPQDLEKELGMKNPLHRKKLHLAIKTFNSKQHEKSAELDYLWVTRWLDDIGLPQYKDQFNEGRVDGQMLQYLTVNDLLVLKVTSQLHHLSIKCAIHVLHVNKFNPYCLKRRPGTEAHNQFAPSEVIQWSNHRVMEWLRSVDLAEYAPNLRGSGVHGGLIMLEPRFNSDSLAMLLNIPPQKTLLRRHLNTNFSNLVGAQAQQEKREYTEAVSYTPLSITAKVKPKKLGFSNLTHLRRRRPDESTDYVCPVESAGPLEGRSLHYHYNNNNKLRGPSPIVDPSRQHMRITRGTILQIEALSESINNMTYLLSRDEAQKELRQSQTALV; via the exons ATGCTGCAACAG GAGCTGGTGAGCAGGACATCTCTGGAAACTCAGAAGTTAGATCTGATGGATGAGGTCTCATACCTGAAACTGAAACTTGTTAGCCTTGAGGAAACCCACAACACACATCTACAAGATCCCATGGACACCAACCAGAACAAAGCAGAG TGCGTGGTAAATCTCATCAGTGAGCTCCAGGAGCAGATGTGCAGGTTTCAGGAGGAAATCAGCACTCGCATTCAGGAGAAGCGGGCCCTGGAAGATGATGACGCCCAACGTGGAGAGCCACGTGCCGACCAAGCCCGGGGTCACAGCCCTGTGGTCATGCTCAGCGACACAAACCTGAGCCCGTGTGGTCCCGCTGCTTGGAATCACAACGGCGGACTGACTGCAAAT GATTTATTGCAAGAACTGAAGCAGCTGAAGAATAAAGTGGAGGAGCTGGAGGGAGAGAAGGGACAGTATGAGAGGCAACTTCGAGTCACCAAG CTCTCTATCTCTTACTCTCTGCATGTGTGTTACCAGTCGCTCATGACTCAGCTCTCCAGTCTCAAGCTGACTGTGGGGCACACACAGCTGGAGAAGCAACAGTGGGAAGAGCGATGGCGCAGCGCACAg GCTGAAATCTCAGACCTGCAGCAGCTCCTTGCCTCCAAAGATGCTGAGATCGAATGCCTGCAGACCCAACTTCTGGCCAGAGGCAGCACAGCCAATGACAACGCAGAGAGAG AGGAGGTGTATATCAAACAGCTGATAAACAAAT ACCACGAATACCAGAGATTGAAGGTGGGCATGGAGTCTCTTTTGGCGTCAAACGATCAAAAG ACGCGCCGTATTAAGGAGCTGACAAATCTGCTTGGCCAGTATAGAAAGATTAATGAGCTGATGGCGCTCACGCATG GAAGTAGTGAAGAGGAGCTGAGTGGCAGTTTGAAAGTCAGAGCCATCGCACACAAAGCCCACTGTGATATGTACAGGTCAGAG ATGTCATCAAGAGGATCTTCGCCACTTATGTTGTCCTCATCACCTTTTCAGAGAGAACTGGATTCATG TTTTCAGAACTCTATGGACTTGTCACTTTCAACTGACGATACACACCTCTTAAACGGATTATG gcaTCAACGCAGGTTGCAGTCAAGCAGTCTTGAGGAATTGCAGAGCAGATCTTTACAAAAG CCTGTAGAGATCCTGCCAGATGAACTTGAATCAGACGTAGGGGGAGAG AATGTCCACATGGAGTTGAACAAGTACCAGACGATGCCAGGGAAGCTGTGTCGAAAAGGTGAGCTAAGGACCAAGCTGCATGGTGACAGAGAAAGAGAAGACGAGTATTTATCTCCAGTAAGGCTCTCACCTGTCCATAGCCACAACCAGGACTACAGTCTAA TTCGCTACCGGAGCGCCAGTGCTCCAGTTTTAG GATCTCCGGGAAAGTATGATCTTTATTATACTG AATGTTCAGAGCAGTTAGAAGAGTGTATATTGTCAGACCAGCAGTCTCCTCTGTCATCTGGATTGGACTCTGGGCAGCACTCTCCTATTTCACCTGAAAACAGGAAAAGTCAAAGAGGCATAAAGAAGCTGTGGGGGTT GATTCGTCGTAGTCAGTCAGGTAGTCCAGTCCAGATACATGACCCCGAGCTTGGCGATTTCAAGAGAGGAGGCCCCAGAAGCACAACTGGACCAAGACAGGCACGGTCAGGGAACATACG AGATCTGAAGATGCATTTTTCTAAATGGAACACAGAGCAGGTGTGTGAATGGCTTGAGGACATCGGACTGGGCCAGTATGCCAGCGTGGCGCACCAGTGGGTCAGCAGTGGTCAAACTCTACTGTCTGCCACCCCACAAGACCTAGAAAag GAATTGGGGATGAAAAATCCATTGCACAGGAAGAAACTCCATTTAGCAATCAAGACGTTTAACAGCAAGCAGCACGAGAAATCTGCCGAGCTCGATTACCTCTGGGTCACTC GCTGGCTAGATGACATCGGCCTTCCTCAGTATAAAGACCAATTTAACGAAGGAAGAGTGGATGGGCAGATGTTGCAGTACCTCACTGTG AATGACTTGTTAGTCTTAAAAGTGACCAGCCAGCTTCATCATCTCAGCATCAAGTGTGCTATTCACGTGTTACATGTGAACAAGTTCAACCCTTACTGCCTCAAGCGCAGGCCTGGCACCGAG GCTCACAACCAGTTTGCTCCCAGTGAGGTGATCCAGTGGTCCAATCATCGAGTCATGGAGTGGCTCAGATCTGTGGACCTGGCAGAGTACGCCCCGAACTTGCGGGGCAGTGGAGTTCACGGAGGACTAATA ATGCTGGAGCCTCGGTTTAATTCCGACTCGCTGGCCATGCTGCTTAACATCCCTCCTCAGAAAACGCTGCTGCGACGCCACTTAAACACCAATTTCAGCAATCTGGTGGGAGCGCAAGCCCAGCAGGAGAAAAGAGAGTACACAGAGGCGGTCAGCTACACGCCGCTCAGCATCACTGCCAAAGTCAAG cccaaaaagttgggctTCTCAAACTTGACGCATTTGCGAAGGCGGCGGCCAGATGAATCCACAGACTACGTTTGCCCCGTTGAGTCAGCAGGGCCTCTTGAGGGACGTTCACTACACTAtcactacaacaacaacaacaagttgAGAGGCCCGAGTCCCATCGTGGACCCCTCCAGGCAGCAC atgCGGATCACAAGGGGCACCATTTTACAAATCGAAGCGCTTTCTGAAAGCATCAACAACATGACA TACCTGCTCAGCCGCGACGAGGCGCAGAAGGAGCTGAGGCAGTCCCAGACGGCGCTGGTTTGA